One window of the Halanaerobium saccharolyticum subsp. saccharolyticum DSM 6643 genome contains the following:
- a CDS encoding MetQ/NlpA family ABC transporter substrate-binding protein, producing the protein MLKKTILILVLVTFVFAGAVQADDHVLKIGATPVPHAEILEFIKDDLAAEGIELDIVEFTDYVTPNLALNDGSIDANYFQHIPYLNQFNSDRGFDLQAVIKVHIEPIALYSNKYTSLEEIPAGSSIAVPNDPSNEGRALLLLHNNGIITLDDPTNLSATPIDIVENPKNLEFEELEAAQLPRVLPDVAAAVINTNYALEADLNPLEDALIIEGSNSPYVNVVAVKAENEDSEKIETLAKIINSKKVEEFILEEYEGAVVPAFEPVDSGEVADVEKTGDYIY; encoded by the coding sequence ATGTTAAAAAAAACAATTTTGATTTTAGTTCTTGTAACCTTTGTATTTGCTGGTGCTGTTCAGGCTGATGATCATGTGCTTAAGATTGGTGCTACACCTGTACCTCATGCAGAAATTTTGGAATTTATTAAAGATGATCTTGCTGCAGAGGGAATCGAGTTAGATATTGTAGAATTCACAGATTATGTGACTCCTAATTTAGCCTTAAATGATGGTAGTATTGATGCTAATTATTTTCAGCATATACCTTATTTAAATCAATTTAATTCTGATCGTGGTTTTGACCTTCAGGCAGTAATTAAAGTTCATATTGAGCCCATAGCTTTATATTCTAATAAATATACAAGTTTAGAAGAAATCCCAGCGGGTTCTTCAATTGCAGTACCAAATGATCCTTCAAATGAGGGAAGAGCTTTACTTTTACTTCATAATAACGGAATTATTACTCTAGATGATCCAACAAATTTAAGTGCTACCCCAATTGATATTGTTGAAAATCCCAAAAATCTTGAATTTGAAGAATTAGAGGCAGCACAGCTACCAAGAGTACTTCCAGATGTTGCTGCAGCAGTAATTAATACTAATTATGCACTTGAAGCTGATTTAAATCCATTAGAAGATGCTTTAATTATTGAGGGTAGTAATTCACCATATGTAAATGTTGTTGCTGTAAAAGCTGAAAATGAAGACAGCGAAAAAATTGAAACACTTGCAAAAATAATTAATTCTAAAAAAGTAGAAGAATTTATTCTTGAAGAGTATGAAGGTGCTGTAGTACCTGCCTTTGAACCTGTTGATAGTGGTGAAGTGGCGGATGTAGAAAAAACTGGCGATTATATTTATTAA
- a CDS encoding TolC family protein — MQNKTKLISLFLIFLVIFSTSTVLAAEELNLEKAVKLLIEENRTLKNARKDIETAEKDIDLAVRSYFPTLDLRTSYTKLDEGPQSFDFEKLSPVEGSDENYSTSISLTQPIWMGGRVSMQKEIAGYGLEIARSKYEQSLEDQIFSLVQAYYGVLQAQGMVEIRQEALDIVNEHLRVVKNNLDAGIAIRRDLLQSQIEQRNAEEDLTAAENDLKIAQRRLAQLLSTNQKYSLTQPAINFNLALEQDKLFQTAVENDQQLLILELNKEIVKLNQKLEGQYYRPNVSLNGSYDWQGEEFMDEKSWSMTLGVNVPLYDGGKGSINAEKQEKELEKIANNRKDLVENIDIEVEDSILTVKETEEAIELEQLSLENAEENLEIANKSYEAGVVSNTEVIDAQATYNQAKTSLLQTEYKYEIELFRTLYKSGRLRENFEDVINNEK, encoded by the coding sequence ATGCAGAATAAAACAAAGTTAATCTCTCTTTTTTTAATATTTTTAGTTATCTTTTCCACTTCAACTGTATTGGCTGCAGAAGAATTGAATTTAGAAAAGGCAGTAAAATTATTAATTGAAGAAAATAGAACTTTAAAAAATGCCCGTAAAGATATTGAAACTGCAGAAAAAGATATAGACTTAGCAGTCCGCTCATATTTTCCGACCTTAGATTTGAGGACATCTTATACAAAGTTGGATGAAGGACCTCAGAGTTTTGATTTTGAAAAATTGAGTCCTGTAGAAGGCTCTGATGAGAATTATTCAACCTCAATTTCTTTAACTCAGCCAATCTGGATGGGTGGCAGAGTTTCGATGCAGAAAGAAATTGCCGGTTATGGTCTAGAAATTGCCAGGAGTAAATATGAACAGAGTCTTGAAGATCAGATTTTTTCTTTGGTTCAGGCCTACTATGGAGTTTTACAGGCTCAGGGTATGGTAGAAATAAGGCAAGAAGCTTTAGATATAGTTAATGAGCATCTTAGAGTAGTAAAAAATAATTTGGATGCTGGAATTGCAATTCGTCGTGATCTGCTGCAGAGTCAAATTGAGCAGAGAAATGCAGAAGAAGATCTGACTGCAGCTGAAAATGATTTGAAAATTGCTCAAAGACGTCTGGCTCAGCTTTTAAGTACGAATCAGAAATATTCTTTGACTCAACCAGCAATTAATTTTAATCTTGCTTTAGAACAAGATAAATTATTTCAAACTGCAGTAGAAAATGATCAACAGCTGCTGATTTTAGAGTTAAATAAGGAAATTGTTAAATTAAATCAGAAGCTAGAAGGACAGTATTATCGTCCTAATGTTTCTTTAAATGGATCATATGACTGGCAGGGGGAAGAATTTATGGATGAAAAAAGTTGGTCAATGACTTTAGGAGTAAATGTTCCACTTTATGATGGTGGTAAAGGTAGTATTAATGCTGAAAAACAGGAAAAAGAGTTGGAAAAAATAGCTAATAACAGAAAAGATTTAGTAGAAAATATTGATATAGAAGTAGAAGATTCTATTTTAACTGTCAAAGAGACTGAAGAAGCAATAGAACTGGAACAGCTTTCTTTAGAAAATGCAGAAGAAAATTTGGAAATTGCCAATAAAAGTTATGAGGCTGGGGTAGTAAGTAATACAGAAGTTATTGATGCTCAGGCTACTTATAATCAAGCTAAAACATCATTATTACAGACTGAGTATAAATATGAAATAGAATTATTTAGAACTCTTTATAAAAGTGGTCGTTTAAGAGAAAATTTTGAGGATGTGATAAACAATGAAAAATAA
- a CDS encoding TetR/AcrR family transcriptional regulator yields MAEDTRNKILESAVELFSKSNYHAVSMTEIANGADISKGTLYWYFDSKEELFREIAVNGMDYFYNQFKRIAQTDKNSEEKINNLIQFVLNTLVKHLNMLDVFRNNVELISNDFKNNIEAKHQKNIDIVAEIIKQGIDEGLIKDEKPCDISTMLLSVLFTPHTNELFEKAENKESKIKFIYDFIMNGISRKEHHDAE; encoded by the coding sequence ATGGCAGAAGATACAAGAAACAAAATATTGGAATCAGCTGTCGAGCTTTTTTCAAAAAGTAATTACCATGCTGTTTCAATGACAGAAATAGCAAATGGTGCAGATATTAGTAAGGGAACTCTTTACTGGTATTTTGACAGTAAGGAAGAATTGTTTAGAGAAATTGCAGTCAATGGAATGGATTATTTTTATAATCAATTTAAAAGAATTGCTCAGACAGATAAAAATAGTGAAGAAAAAATTAATAATTTAATTCAGTTTGTTTTAAATACATTGGTAAAACATTTAAATATGTTAGATGTTTTCAGAAATAATGTTGAACTGATTAGTAATGATTTTAAAAATAATATTGAAGCTAAACATCAAAAAAACATTGACATTGTAGCTGAAATAATTAAACAGGGGATTGATGAAGGTTTAATTAAAGATGAAAAACCTTGCGATATTTCAACGATGCTTTTATCAGTTTTGTTTACACCACATACAAACGAACTTTTCGAAAAAGCGGAAAACAAAGAAAGTAAAATAAAATTTATATATGATTTCATAATGAATGGAATTAGTAGGAAGGAGCATCATGATGCAGAATAA
- a CDS encoding YkvA family protein, which yields MAKSLTTIVKIVRLMKDSDVKISRKALFLVPLAYLIFPFDLVGDFFPILGQIDDIAVFVVMWPILKNILSKYDRGDPDLEKSKKDPDAIDIDDYTVE from the coding sequence ATGGCTAAAAGCCTGACAACAATTGTAAAAATTGTTCGACTTATGAAAGACTCTGATGTGAAAATATCTAGAAAAGCATTATTTTTAGTCCCACTTGCTTATTTAATTTTCCCTTTTGATTTAGTAGGAGATTTTTTTCCAATTTTAGGACAAATAGATGATATAGCAGTTTTTGTAGTAATGTGGCCGATTCTAAAAAATATTTTGAGTAAATATGATCGTGGAGATCCGGATTTAGAAAAGTCTAAAAAAGATCCAGATGCTATTGATATTGATGATTACACTGTAGAATAA